The proteins below come from a single Halictus rubicundus isolate RS-2024b chromosome 13, iyHalRubi1_principal, whole genome shotgun sequence genomic window:
- the Droj2 gene encoding dnaJ heat shock protein family (Hsp40) member A4-like yields MVKETLFYDVLGVKPGCTRDDLKKAYRKLALKYHPDKNPNEGERFKQISQAYEVLSNPEKKKIYDQGGEQALKEGGGGSGMFSSPMDIFDMFFGGSFTGRPARRRERKGQDVIHQLSVSLEELYKGTVRKLALQKNVICDKCEGIGGKKGSVEQCSTCHGSGMQVTIQQLGPGMLQHLQSVCSECKGQGERINPRDRCKQCGGRKTIRDRKILEVHVDPGMVDGQNIIFSGEGDQEPDYEPGDIVILLEEKKHDVFKRSRNDLIMRMQLELVEALCGFQKVIRTLDGRDLVVTSLPGTVTKHGDLKCIMNEGMPVYKDPFTHGRLIIQLVVNFPKTIDIEDIPMLERCLPMREEVIIPEGAEECILQDLDPEREQRQAYEEDEGGAPRVQCATH; encoded by the exons ATGGTGAAGGAAACATTATTCTATGATGTACTGGGCGTAAAGCCCGGATGTACTCGTGATGATCTGAAAAAGGCTTACAGGAAACTCGCTCTGAAGTATCATCCTGACAAGAATCCCAATGAAGGAGAAAGA TTCAAGCAAATCTCACAAGCATATGAAGTATTGTCGAACCccgaaaagaagaaaatttacgATCAGGGTGGAGAGCAAGCTCTGAAAGAAGGTGGCGGAGGAAGCGGCATGTTCTCTTCACCCATGGACATCTTTGATATGTTCTTCGGGGGTAGTTTCACTGGTAGACCTGCTCGAAGAAGAGAGCGCAAAGGACAAGATGTTATACATCAGCTGTCTGTTTCACTGGAGGAGCTCTACAAGGGCACTGTACGCAAATTGGCTTTGCAGAAGAACGTTATCTGCGATAAGTGTGAAG GGATCGGTGGTAAGAAGGGTTCTGTCGAGCAGTGCTCAACATGCCATGGATCAGGCATGCAAGTTACAATACAGCAGCTAGGACCGGGAATGCTGCAGCACCTGCAGAGTGTGTGCTCGGAGTGCAAAGGACAAGGAGAACGCATAAATCCACGAGATCGTTGTAAACAATGTGGTGGTAGGAAGACAATTAGAGATAGGAAAATTTTGGAAGTTCATGTTGATCCAGGAATGGTAGATGGACAAAACATCATATTCAGTGGGGAGGGAGATCAAGAACCCGATTACGAGCCAGGTGACATTGTTATTCTCCTTGAGGAGAAGAAACACGATGTTTTCAA GCGTTCACGTAACGATTTAATCATGAGGATGCAGTTAGAACTCGTAGAAGCCCTATGCGGATTCCAGAAAGTGATTCGCACTCTGGACGGAAGAGATTTGGTAGTGACATCACTTCCTGGAACCGTAACGAAGCACGGAGACTTGAAATGTATTATGAACGAAGGGATGCCGGTTTACAAGGATCCTTTCACACACGGCAGACTTATAATCCAACTAGTAGTTAATTTCCCAAAAACCATTGATATTGAGGATATTCCAATGCTTGAACGATGTTTGCCCATGAGGGAAGAAGTTATCATTCCAGAAGGCGCGGAAGAATGTATACTTCAGGACTTAGATCCAGAACGGGAACAACGACAGGCGTATGAAGAAGACGAAGGAGGTGCTCCTCGAGTCCAATGTGCCACACATTAA